The following coding sequences are from one Elusimicrobium minutum Pei191 window:
- the mnmE gene encoding tRNA uridine-5-carboxymethylaminomethyl(34) synthesis GTPase MnmE — MNDTICAVITGSGGAVAVIRVSGPEAWQCALKLTKSSNGPEVNRVYHQKLFDGDFLLDKALVTYFKAPKSFTGGDTVEFACHASNYIKGRLLQILSDMGVRPAKNGEFSMRAFINGKMDLVEANGLCDLIASDNAASHGAAMNSMEGKLSAEFKRIKNSLSELLAQIEVRIDDVDEEMQPLDPGYTKKILNDVKLRAGDLASTFSTGKFVKEGIKVAILGVPNAGKSSLLNAIVGFDRAIVSEHSGTTRDTVEEIADFKGHKIILTDTAGIKEGALDVAEREGMRRSLNAADKSDIIIFTADTSKKHLQADHELWNSLKIKGKKIILACNKKDINFTPPEFLYEADKVVNVSSKTGEGVEELKNSVISLLDAGDIKADSNLITSAVHYDMLVKTEKELEEALKALKKDLGLEFLAEHVRRALLHLKEIIGEVYADDILGIIFSKFCVGK, encoded by the coding sequence ATGAACGATACTATTTGTGCGGTAATAACGGGTTCTGGCGGGGCTGTAGCGGTAATACGTGTAAGCGGGCCGGAGGCTTGGCAATGCGCCTTAAAACTTACAAAATCTTCAAACGGACCTGAGGTAAACCGCGTATATCACCAAAAGCTTTTTGACGGAGATTTTTTGCTTGATAAAGCGCTTGTAACATATTTTAAAGCGCCTAAAAGTTTTACCGGCGGAGATACCGTGGAGTTTGCCTGCCACGCCTCAAATTATATAAAAGGGCGTTTGTTGCAAATTCTGTCCGACATGGGCGTACGCCCCGCTAAAAACGGCGAATTTAGCATGAGGGCTTTTATCAACGGTAAAATGGACCTTGTGGAAGCTAACGGGCTTTGCGATTTAATAGCCTCCGACAATGCCGCGTCACACGGTGCGGCTATGAACAGTATGGAAGGCAAATTATCGGCTGAGTTTAAGAGAATAAAAAATTCTTTATCGGAGTTGCTGGCGCAAATTGAAGTGCGTATAGACGACGTTGATGAAGAAATGCAGCCTTTAGACCCCGGCTATACCAAAAAAATTTTAAATGATGTCAAACTCCGCGCGGGTGATTTGGCATCCACGTTTTCCACAGGTAAATTTGTAAAAGAAGGCATTAAAGTGGCCATTTTAGGGGTGCCTAACGCGGGTAAAAGCAGTTTGCTTAACGCTATAGTGGGGTTTGACCGAGCCATAGTGTCCGAGCACAGCGGTACCACAAGAGACACTGTTGAGGAAATAGCGGATTTTAAAGGACATAAAATTATTTTAACCGACACCGCGGGAATAAAAGAAGGCGCGCTTGATGTGGCCGAACGGGAAGGAATGCGCCGCAGTTTAAACGCGGCCGACAAGTCCGACATTATTATTTTTACGGCGGATACTTCTAAAAAGCATCTGCAGGCTGATCACGAACTTTGGAATTCTTTAAAAATAAAAGGCAAAAAAATAATTTTGGCTTGTAATAAAAAAGATATTAATTTTACGCCGCCCGAATTTTTGTATGAAGCGGACAAAGTGGTAAATGTTTCCTCTAAAACAGGCGAGGGCGTTGAGGAGCTTAAAAACAGCGTTATCTCACTTTTAGACGCCGGTGATATTAAAGCGGATTCTAATTTAATTACCTCGGCCGTACATTATGACATGCTTGTGAAAACTGAAAAAGAGTTGGAAGAAGCGCTTAAAGCTTTAAAGAAAGACCTCGGCCTTGAATTTTTGGCCGAGCATGTAAGAAGGGCTTTACTGCACCTTAAAGAAATTATAGGCGAAGTTTACGCCGACGATATTTTGGGAATAATATTTTCAAAATTTTGCGTAGGCAAATAA
- a CDS encoding type IV pilin protein: protein MKKGFTLIELLVVVLIIGILAAIALPQYINAVNKSRFSQNFIMAKAMRDANDRVFLATGNYASSFDEFDIQIPGTTATCPGGAISCLKDGRYGYLLFSSGLVQAYLLKSASDSVEFGTVLALIEIPNPGPNAKTYCITGTTEPEKGEKLCKSLGGKQRAGYPRYFEIN from the coding sequence ATGAAAAAAGGATTTACTTTAATAGAGCTTTTAGTAGTTGTGCTTATTATAGGTATACTTGCGGCTATTGCCCTGCCCCAATACATTAATGCTGTTAATAAGAGCAGATTTAGCCAAAATTTTATAATGGCAAAAGCTATGAGAGACGCTAATGACAGGGTTTTCCTTGCCACGGGTAACTATGCCTCAAGTTTTGACGAGTTTGATATTCAAATTCCGGGTACAACAGCTACCTGCCCGGGCGGAGCCATAAGCTGTTTAAAAGACGGAAGATACGGATACTTGCTTTTTTCTTCAGGTCTTGTGCAGGCGTACTTACTTAAAAGCGCTTCTGACTCTGTTGAGTTTGGCACCGTTTTAGCTTTAATAGAAATTCCTAACCCGGGGCCAAACGCAAAAACTTATTGTATAACAGGAACAACCGAGCCGGAAAAAGGCGAAAAATTGTGCAAATCGCTTGGCGGTAAACAACGAGCCGGTTATCCTAGATACTTTGAAATAAATTAA
- the jag gene encoding RNA-binding cell elongation regulator Jag/EloR — MPKKIKIEAKDVDTAINNGLKEIGLRRDQVEVSVLARPTKGFWGIGAKPAVVEIRQKRWGGNLDAQIYMDVPKKRGGFNKRNNNRKKEDDFKRDPEGSRVNKKTSNNRGGKKNFGRKDKIRKQRPVSTEPKAPKENEAQLLPSQAIQNAVIPENLKAPMAEGKEMLFKMLEQMGIKTENLNVWWDSAQQRILLTFDCDHPAIVIGKEGKTLEAIQYLLTLSLSRHFSTPISVVADTQNYWRKSEDKLYAEIDRAVNAIKRGANVYRLKPMPAQMRRFIHRALETNEFVETASEGEGKWRKVVIKERVSTIEPKVVTEAEKAADAAARTPEKCASEQLDKEVDAAQENLDEQIKAERAAEKAARAQAQAATPVLDAADISAATQSPAGVEEEASSCSENVEINGEQVSICTVEVEKEEVVLKEAPSSQDQVEGTSCGMLEVELKPGGDVTEEVKEAEAEQTKEENKETPAP, encoded by the coding sequence ATGCCAAAAAAAATTAAAATAGAAGCAAAAGACGTTGACACCGCAATAAACAACGGTTTAAAAGAAATAGGTTTAAGAAGAGATCAGGTTGAAGTATCCGTACTCGCTCGCCCCACAAAAGGTTTTTGGGGAATAGGCGCTAAACCCGCAGTTGTTGAAATAAGGCAAAAACGCTGGGGCGGCAATTTAGACGCTCAGATTTATATGGACGTTCCTAAAAAAAGAGGCGGTTTTAACAAAAGAAATAACAATAGAAAAAAAGAAGATGACTTTAAACGCGACCCCGAAGGCAGCAGAGTAAATAAAAAAACTTCTAATAACAGAGGCGGCAAGAAGAACTTCGGCAGAAAAGATAAAATAAGAAAACAAAGACCTGTTTCTACCGAGCCTAAAGCGCCTAAAGAAAACGAAGCGCAGCTGCTTCCTTCCCAGGCCATACAAAACGCCGTTATACCCGAAAACCTTAAAGCTCCTATGGCAGAAGGAAAGGAAATGCTTTTTAAAATGCTTGAGCAAATGGGTATTAAAACGGAGAACCTTAACGTTTGGTGGGACTCGGCCCAGCAAAGAATTTTATTAACCTTTGACTGCGACCATCCGGCCATAGTTATAGGTAAAGAAGGCAAAACTTTAGAAGCCATACAATATCTTCTTACGCTTTCCTTAAGCCGCCATTTTTCCACGCCGATATCTGTAGTTGCGGACACACAGAATTATTGGAGGAAATCAGAAGACAAACTTTACGCTGAAATTGACAGGGCTGTAAACGCTATCAAGCGCGGCGCCAATGTTTACCGCTTAAAACCTATGCCCGCGCAGATGAGACGTTTTATACACAGAGCTTTGGAAACAAATGAGTTTGTCGAAACGGCTTCCGAAGGTGAAGGCAAATGGAGAAAGGTTGTTATAAAAGAAAGAGTCTCCACCATTGAGCCTAAGGTTGTTACAGAGGCCGAAAAAGCGGCCGACGCCGCGGCCAGAACGCCTGAAAAATGCGCTTCCGAACAGCTTGACAAAGAAGTTGATGCCGCCCAAGAAAACCTTGATGAACAAATTAAAGCGGAAAGAGCTGCTGAAAAGGCTGCCCGCGCACAAGCCCAAGCGGCAACGCCCGTTTTAGACGCGGCTGACATAAGCGCCGCTACGCAAAGCCCCGCCGGGGTTGAGGAGGAAGCCTCCTCTTGTTCTGAAAATGTTGAAATAAACGGCGAGCAGGTTTCAATTTGCACGGTTGAAGTTGAAAAAGAGGAAGTTGTTTTAAAAGAAGCGCCTTCTTCACAAGACCAGGTTGAAGGGACTTCCTGCGGTATGCTGGAAGTTGAACTTAAACCGGGCGGAGATGTCACGGAGGAAGTAAAAGAAGCGGAAGCCGAGCAGACCAAAGAAGAAAATAAAGAAACACCCGCTCCTTAA
- the yidC gene encoding membrane protein insertase YidC produces the protein MENKKFLMAFLVFFIALLMYQQFYALPKAQEAKAKQEASLVAEQAVTATKSNSSITKTALTPSDKQVEEKFYDFSTKVADIKFTSKGAGIKDYIFKDCVGDVNLTPYTEEGFYTTFPRLTFKEAGRTENSITFTVEEGYIRINKTYTFNDDGINNLSLSIENRSTKEQTLDQFYFNFGPGIGTVESEKSDNSREMKAVYITQEEGKKFPTFHNRSKEKIEDSVKDGNWIWAGLNNRYFLAVLIPQNWKSGLLETEKVIVDSHPRFFGLLGKAKVEGPMLKITVPAMSLPPKSKTVLQSDFYFGPKDYKTFQTMPYSLDKSIEFGFFGALGKMVRWVLETLYRFTGNYGVAIIILAVLFQITMLRLTIMQHKSSMVMQKIQPEMKSIQERYKNDQTAQQQAMLALYKKHKFNPFMGCLPLLIQLPIFIALFNAFRTSWELHGAGFVWWITDLSAKDPFYVLPIVMGGVMFIQQRITAPVGSDPTQTAMLKWMPVIFTFVFINFPAGLVLYWLTNSIISLGIQLYMKRKMAKA, from the coding sequence ATGGAAAATAAGAAATTTTTAATGGCATTTTTAGTGTTTTTTATAGCGCTATTAATGTACCAGCAATTCTATGCTTTGCCAAAAGCGCAGGAAGCTAAAGCAAAGCAAGAAGCCTCCTTAGTTGCAGAACAAGCAGTAACCGCTACCAAAAGCAATTCATCAATTACAAAAACCGCATTAACCCCTTCCGATAAACAAGTTGAAGAAAAGTTTTATGATTTCTCAACCAAAGTGGCCGATATTAAATTCACGTCAAAAGGCGCGGGCATTAAAGATTATATTTTTAAAGACTGCGTAGGAGACGTTAATTTAACGCCTTATACTGAGGAAGGTTTTTACACAACCTTTCCGAGGCTTACCTTTAAAGAAGCCGGCAGAACGGAGAACAGTATAACCTTTACTGTCGAAGAAGGTTATATAAGGATAAACAAAACTTATACCTTTAATGATGATGGTATAAATAATTTATCCCTTTCAATAGAAAACAGAAGTACAAAAGAACAAACACTGGACCAGTTTTACTTTAACTTCGGCCCCGGTATAGGTACTGTTGAAAGTGAAAAAAGCGACAACAGCCGCGAAATGAAAGCTGTTTACATTACGCAAGAAGAAGGGAAAAAATTTCCAACCTTTCATAATAGAAGTAAAGAAAAAATTGAAGATTCCGTTAAGGACGGCAATTGGATTTGGGCCGGCCTTAATAACAGATATTTTCTTGCGGTTTTAATCCCGCAAAATTGGAAATCGGGTTTATTGGAAACAGAGAAAGTTATTGTTGATTCGCACCCGAGGTTTTTTGGTTTATTAGGTAAAGCCAAAGTGGAAGGCCCCATGCTTAAAATTACGGTGCCGGCAATGTCTTTACCTCCGAAATCTAAAACGGTTTTACAGTCTGATTTCTATTTCGGGCCTAAAGACTACAAAACATTCCAGACAATGCCTTATAGTTTGGACAAATCAATTGAGTTCGGGTTCTTTGGAGCGCTTGGGAAAATGGTGCGTTGGGTGTTAGAAACATTGTACAGGTTTACCGGCAACTACGGCGTAGCCATAATAATACTTGCCGTATTATTCCAAATTACCATGTTAAGGCTTACCATTATGCAGCACAAGTCTTCTATGGTAATGCAAAAAATCCAGCCGGAAATGAAAAGCATTCAGGAAAGATATAAAAATGACCAGACCGCGCAGCAACAAGCTATGCTTGCTCTTTATAAAAAGCATAAATTTAATCCTTTTATGGGTTGCTTGCCGCTGCTTATACAGCTTCCTATATTCATTGCGCTTTTTAACGCATTTAGAACATCATGGGAACTTCACGGCGCCGGGTTTGTTTGGTGGATTACGGACTTGTCCGCTAAAGATCCTTTTTATGTTCTGCCTATAGTTATGGGCGGCGTAATGTTTATTCAGCAAAGAATTACAGCTCCCGTAGGCAGCGATCCGACGCAAACGGCAATGCTTAAGTGGATGCCGGTAATATTTACGTTTGTGTTTATTAACTTCCCGGCGGGCTTGGTTTTGTATTGGTTAACAAACAGTATTATAAGTTTAGGTATTCAGCTTTACATGAAAAGAAAAATGGCAAAAGCTTAA
- the yidD gene encoding membrane protein insertion efficiency factor YidD — translation MKNISVIAKKTAVFLLDAFKICVRPLLGPAACRFYPSCTQYSKEAILKYGLLKGSYLTVKRLLKCHPLHAGGYDPVP, via the coding sequence ATGAAAAATATTTCTGTAATAGCTAAAAAGACGGCTGTGTTCTTATTAGACGCATTTAAAATTTGTGTTCGTCCTTTGTTGGGCCCGGCGGCTTGCCGTTTTTACCCGTCGTGCACGCAATATTCAAAGGAAGCTATTTTGAAATATGGGCTTTTAAAAGGATCATATCTGACGGTGAAAAGGCTGCTTAAATGCCATCCTTTACACGCGGGCGGATATGATCCTGTGCCTTAA
- the rnpA gene encoding ribonuclease P protein component, giving the protein MAKKCSAHAEPREEKTLLQNKDVSHYGLTRNFRLHLKRDFEDIFKNGKKVTHGGLVLWYRPNLGDDKLPKMAIAVSRKLGHAPLRNRTKRLLREVFRLNKYKINHGVAFIISPRESGNLINFHTTCKVVFELWQKAGILKTQDF; this is encoded by the coding sequence GTGGCAAAAAAGTGCTCAGCGCACGCAGAGCCAAGGGAAGAAAAAACCTTATTGCAAAATAAGGATGTTTCTCATTACGGCCTTACCAGGAACTTCCGTTTACATCTCAAAAGAGATTTTGAGGATATTTTTAAGAACGGGAAAAAGGTTACGCACGGCGGACTTGTTTTGTGGTACAGGCCAAATTTGGGTGATGATAAATTACCCAAAATGGCGATAGCAGTATCAAGAAAGTTGGGGCATGCGCCCCTTAGAAACCGCACAAAAAGACTTCTTAGAGAGGTTTTTAGGCTTAATAAGTATAAGATAAATCACGGCGTGGCGTTTATAATAAGCCCGCGTGAGAGCGGTAATTTAATAAATTTTCATACAACCTGTAAGGTTGTTTTTGAACTCTGGCAAAAGGCCGGTATTTTAAAAACTCAAGACTTTTAA
- the rpmH gene encoding 50S ribosomal protein L34 codes for MLPTYRPNKRRRAKSIGFRARMETPGGKKVLSARRAKGRKNLIAK; via the coding sequence ATGTTACCTACATACAGACCAAATAAAAGAAGAAGAGCTAAAAGCATAGGCTTTAGAGCAAGAATGGAGACCCCCGGTGGCAAAAAAGTGCTCAGCGCACGCAGAGCCAAGGGAAGAAAAAACCTTATTGCAAAATAA
- a CDS encoding TraR/DksA family transcriptional regulator: MAKTIKKAAPKKPAAKKTIKKTAVKKTAAKITAKKTNLKKVVKQVRKQIKKDIRKTAGKAAKLKKAVGKEKRALKQVKKNVTKKTAAIKKQVAHKAKKAERAASKKIEKTLNPVKKSFAAQKKKIEPKVNHILEKAKQASLKAEELTAEELKQIKKHLIELHQDATERLKTKKEMEMPEAEVGDPIDTATQSLDKEILFEQTDNSHTQIDQIESALRKIDKGIYGKCENCRQLLPKKRIKALPFARYCVVCQSSKEGF; the protein is encoded by the coding sequence ATGGCCAAAACAATTAAGAAAGCAGCCCCTAAAAAACCGGCCGCAAAAAAAACGATTAAAAAAACCGCCGTAAAAAAAACGGCTGCAAAAATCACCGCTAAAAAAACTAATTTAAAAAAAGTTGTTAAACAAGTAAGAAAACAAATAAAAAAAGATATAAGAAAAACCGCGGGGAAAGCGGCCAAACTTAAAAAAGCCGTGGGTAAAGAAAAAAGAGCATTGAAACAGGTTAAAAAAAATGTCACAAAAAAAACCGCCGCGATAAAAAAACAAGTTGCGCATAAAGCAAAAAAAGCGGAGAGAGCCGCTTCCAAAAAAATAGAAAAAACCTTAAACCCGGTAAAAAAATCTTTTGCAGCGCAAAAAAAGAAAATAGAACCGAAGGTTAACCATATTCTTGAAAAAGCGAAACAAGCGTCCCTCAAAGCGGAGGAACTTACCGCTGAAGAACTTAAACAAATAAAAAAGCATTTAATAGAACTTCACCAGGACGCCACGGAAAGGCTTAAAACAAAAAAAGAAATGGAAATGCCGGAAGCTGAAGTAGGCGACCCTATTGATACCGCTACGCAAAGTTTAGATAAAGAAATTTTATTTGAACAGACCGACAATTCCCATACGCAAATAGACCAGATAGAAAGCGCTTTGAGGAAAATTGACAAAGGTATTTACGGCAAATGCGAAAACTGCCGCCAATTATTGCCTAAAAAAAGAATCAAGGCTCTTCCTTTCGCCAGATACTGCGTTGTATGCCAAAGTTCTAAAGAAGGTTTTTAA
- a CDS encoding M3 family metallopeptidase — protein MDKMFKDGALRFDYTPAEIMLLEKQASERFEKNIAAVLSVPKEQRTFENTLLAFERAYTDYWYVPKALSLLTYFHKDEDVREAAAKLESKGSQFKASILARKDIYGALKEFSSLNPKLGNEEERLLAFWLAKFKRAGAELEGEAAKVYADLTSSKMENITKYNVNLMQNTDSLELTREELDGMSDVYINRLNKTKDGKYIVTLKYPDYNPFMANAKNAEARKALQIKFANRGGLENVGLLETVLAQRSITSRLLGYKDHPQYVLEDRMAKDEKTLKKFLSGIEKNLRPIGKKELKEYKALKDKEAGYKTDGFYLWDAPYYTNLYKKLYYNVDHEKIKEYFMTDTVIKGMFEIFGGLFGLVFERVDLPVWHEDVLVYKIKDAKTGAHISNFYMDLYPRDGKYTHAACWSFIDGFLLENGQYQTPSVVIASNLNPPGNGIPSLLTHSEVETLFHEFGHVLQMSLTHPKYASLGGDNITWDYIETHSQLLENWAWNKDTLKKISKHYKTGESLPNEMIDSLIKSKHAGVALPMLRQNFQGQLDYKYHKSNKHVDTTGVYEKLIKQIYLIPMTEGTYPQANFAHIMSLTDPYDVGYYVYAWSLVIADDIFSEFEKQGLDNKELGLKLRKYIYTPGLTEEPNEMVEKFLGRPYNNKAFLKNFGVK, from the coding sequence ATGGATAAAATGTTTAAAGACGGCGCTTTAAGGTTTGATTATACCCCGGCGGAGATTATGCTTTTAGAAAAGCAGGCTTCCGAACGGTTTGAAAAAAATATCGCGGCTGTTTTATCCGTGCCTAAAGAACAAAGAACCTTTGAAAACACGCTTTTAGCTTTTGAGCGCGCTTATACGGATTATTGGTATGTTCCCAAAGCTTTGTCTTTGCTTACTTATTTTCATAAAGACGAGGACGTGCGTGAGGCGGCGGCTAAACTTGAATCAAAAGGAAGCCAGTTTAAAGCCTCTATTCTGGCAAGAAAAGATATTTATGGCGCTTTAAAAGAATTCTCTTCTTTAAATCCTAAACTTGGTAATGAGGAGGAACGCCTTTTAGCTTTTTGGCTTGCCAAATTTAAAAGAGCCGGAGCCGAGCTTGAAGGGGAAGCGGCCAAAGTATATGCGGATTTAACTTCTTCGAAAATGGAAAACATTACCAAGTATAACGTTAACCTTATGCAAAATACGGACAGCCTTGAACTTACAAGAGAAGAACTTGACGGTATGAGCGACGTTTACATTAACAGGCTTAATAAAACAAAAGACGGTAAATATATTGTTACTTTAAAGTATCCGGATTATAACCCTTTTATGGCAAACGCCAAAAACGCCGAGGCGCGCAAAGCGCTTCAAATAAAATTTGCAAATAGAGGCGGGCTTGAAAATGTGGGTCTTTTAGAAACAGTTTTGGCGCAGCGTTCGATAACTTCAAGACTGCTTGGCTATAAAGACCACCCGCAATACGTTCTTGAGGACCGTATGGCTAAAGACGAAAAAACTTTAAAAAAGTTTTTATCCGGTATTGAAAAAAACCTCAGGCCCATAGGTAAAAAAGAATTAAAAGAATATAAGGCCTTAAAAGATAAAGAAGCCGGTTATAAGACAGACGGTTTTTATCTTTGGGACGCGCCGTATTACACAAATTTATATAAAAAGCTTTATTATAATGTCGACCATGAGAAAATAAAAGAATATTTTATGACCGATACGGTAATAAAAGGAATGTTTGAAATATTCGGAGGGCTTTTTGGCCTGGTTTTTGAGCGCGTGGATTTGCCCGTTTGGCATGAAGACGTTTTGGTTTACAAAATTAAAGATGCTAAAACAGGCGCGCATATTTCCAATTTTTATATGGACCTTTACCCGCGCGACGGTAAATACACGCACGCCGCGTGCTGGAGTTTTATTGACGGCTTTTTATTGGAAAACGGGCAGTATCAAACGCCGTCTGTGGTAATAGCTTCTAATTTAAACCCGCCGGGCAACGGCATTCCTTCTCTATTAACGCACAGCGAAGTGGAAACATTATTTCACGAATTCGGACATGTTTTGCAAATGTCGCTTACGCATCCTAAATACGCTTCCTTAGGAGGTGACAATATTACCTGGGATTATATTGAAACGCATTCCCAGCTTTTGGAAAATTGGGCCTGGAATAAAGATACTCTTAAAAAAATATCTAAACATTATAAAACGGGCGAGTCTCTTCCTAACGAGATGATTGACAGTCTTATAAAAAGTAAACACGCGGGCGTGGCTTTGCCTATGCTGAGGCAAAACTTTCAAGGCCAATTGGATTATAAATACCACAAATCAAATAAACATGTAGATACTACGGGTGTTTATGAAAAACTTATAAAACAGATTTATTTGATTCCCATGACAGAGGGCACATATCCGCAGGCAAATTTTGCGCACATAATGTCGCTTACCGACCCATACGATGTGGGGTATTATGTTTACGCATGGTCATTAGTTATAGCGGACGATATATTTTCCGAATTTGAAAAGCAAGGCCTTGATAATAAAGAGCTGGGCTTAAAATTAAGAAAATATATTTATACGCCGGGCCTTACAGAGGAGCCGAACGAAATGGTTGAAAAGTTTTTGGGAAGACCTTATAATAACAAAGCGTTTTTAAAGAACTTCGGGGTTAAATAG
- a CDS encoding alpha-D-glucose phosphate-specific phosphoglucomutase, which yields MADINAGKLPVKTIDMELLKKEFFNPSGSLAKVKFGTSGHRGELGKGFCALHAKAIAQAVAKMHKEDGIKGPVLVGGDTRLMSKTVSEICACILAANGIDVILPSIPLPTPVFSMEILLGRACACLNGTASHNPPQDMGLKYNPSNGGPADSSVTSKIEEYANYFMATPSEIKEIGLEEAKQSGLIKEEDVITPYITELAKVIDFDAIKEKGLKAAIHPMGGTSLPFYKAIKEKYKLDNLTIVNETIDPTFYFIPLDHDGKTRMDPSSQYPMKPLIDIVAAGEYDFAGASDPDADRFGCATKEGGLINPNHALCVMAEYLISKNKSNFDKYIGRTLGTTHLLDFIAKSAGVEIDEQNVGFKYFVQGIKDGKYILCGEESAGMSKSGWTTEKDGIFAVLLLLEIMSKNADIAYLYKEITKKYGVSYYTRVDIPTDDETKAKVKSLKATDVASVTEVAGEKVEKVRDTDGIKIYLQNSWFLVRPSGTENIIKFYCESFISEEQMLKIVKEGSAALGIKLS from the coding sequence ATGGCTGACATAAACGCGGGGAAGCTACCGGTAAAAACAATAGATATGGAGTTATTAAAAAAAGAATTTTTTAACCCTTCCGGAAGCTTGGCAAAAGTTAAATTCGGCACTTCGGGACACAGAGGCGAACTGGGCAAAGGGTTTTGCGCTCTGCACGCCAAAGCGATAGCCCAGGCCGTGGCAAAAATGCATAAAGAAGACGGTATTAAAGGTCCAGTGCTTGTGGGAGGCGATACAAGGCTTATGTCTAAAACCGTGTCCGAAATATGCGCGTGCATTTTGGCGGCTAACGGAATTGATGTTATTTTGCCGTCCATACCTTTGCCCACGCCTGTCTTTTCAATGGAAATACTTTTGGGCCGCGCTTGCGCTTGTTTAAACGGTACGGCAAGTCATAATCCTCCGCAGGATATGGGCCTTAAATATAATCCTTCAAACGGCGGGCCGGCGGACTCGTCCGTAACTTCTAAAATTGAGGAATACGCCAATTATTTTATGGCTACGCCTTCTGAAATTAAAGAAATTGGCTTAGAAGAAGCCAAACAAAGCGGTTTAATTAAAGAAGAGGACGTTATAACCCCATATATAACCGAACTTGCCAAAGTTATTGATTTTGATGCTATTAAAGAAAAAGGTTTAAAAGCGGCCATACATCCCATGGGAGGAACAAGCCTTCCTTTCTATAAAGCCATAAAAGAGAAATATAAACTTGATAACCTTACAATTGTTAATGAAACAATTGACCCTACTTTTTATTTCATACCGCTTGACCACGACGGCAAAACGAGAATGGATCCATCGTCCCAGTACCCGATGAAGCCGCTTATTGATATTGTAGCCGCGGGTGAATATGATTTCGCGGGCGCCAGCGACCCGGACGCCGACCGCTTTGGCTGCGCAACAAAAGAAGGCGGGCTTATAAACCCCAACCACGCTCTTTGCGTTATGGCTGAATATTTGATATCAAAAAATAAATCTAACTTTGATAAATATATAGGGAGAACCCTGGGCACCACTCATTTACTTGACTTTATTGCGAAGTCCGCGGGCGTTGAAATTGACGAGCAAAACGTTGGTTTCAAATATTTTGTGCAAGGCATAAAAGACGGCAAATATATACTTTGCGGCGAGGAAAGCGCGGGCATGTCTAAAAGCGGCTGGACTACCGAAAAAGACGGTATTTTCGCCGTGCTTCTATTATTGGAAATTATGTCTAAAAACGCGGATATAGCTTATTTATATAAAGAAATTACAAAAAAATACGGTGTTTCTTATTATACCCGCGTAGATATACCTACGGACGATGAAACCAAAGCCAAAGTTAAATCCCTAAAAGCGACTGATGTTGCTTCTGTCACCGAAGTAGCGGGGGAGAAGGTTGAAAAGGTAAGAGATACCGACGGTATTAAAATTTATCTTCAAAACTCTTGGTTTTTGGTGCGTCCCAGCGGAACGGAAAACATTATTAAATTTTATTGCGAAAGCTTTATCAGCGAAGAGCAAATGCTTAAAATTGTAAAAGAAGGTTCCGCCGCTTTGGGCATAAAATTAAGTTAA